A stretch of Gemmobacter fulvus DNA encodes these proteins:
- a CDS encoding branched-chain amino acid ABC transporter permease — MTQHHARKLASLTTPLLLIALLAGFVLLVLAFGDRSLGRMAAETLIRVTLVVGFWIFAGNSGVISFGHAAFACVGAYVSAWVTLKPEMKSLLLTGLPDWVAQAEWHVLPAALAAGSVAAALALITGAAILRLSGIAASIATFAFLAMVNTIWSNWTPVTGGTSSVVGLARYVSPWVGLGWAALAIGVAALYAASASGLALRATREDEVAASASGIDRYRHRLAAYTLSAFFCGIGGALMGHFIGVINPDGFYLGLTFLMLAMLVMGGIGSLSGAVVGVLVVSIAVEGLVRLEKGVTLGATEFALPAGSQEILIGLAMILVLIFRPAGLLAGRDLSLPAAWVAGRADPTD; from the coding sequence ATGACGCAACATCACGCCCGCAAACTGGCCAGCCTGACAACGCCGCTGCTGTTGATCGCGCTGTTGGCCGGCTTTGTGCTGCTGGTTCTGGCCTTTGGCGACAGGTCGCTGGGGCGCATGGCGGCGGAAACCCTGATCCGGGTCACGCTGGTCGTCGGCTTCTGGATCTTCGCCGGAAATTCCGGCGTCATCAGCTTTGGCCACGCAGCCTTTGCCTGTGTGGGGGCCTATGTCTCGGCCTGGGTCACGCTGAAGCCCGAGATGAAATCGCTGCTGCTGACCGGCCTGCCTGATTGGGTGGCGCAGGCCGAATGGCATGTGCTGCCCGCAGCCCTTGCTGCGGGCAGCGTGGCGGCGGCCTTGGCGCTGATCACCGGCGCGGCCATCCTGCGGCTGTCGGGCATTGCGGCCTCCATCGCGACCTTTGCCTTTCTGGCGATGGTCAACACCATCTGGTCGAACTGGACGCCCGTCACCGGCGGCACATCCTCGGTTGTGGGGCTCGCGCGGTATGTCAGCCCCTGGGTTGGTCTGGGCTGGGCGGCGCTGGCCATTGGGGTGGCGGCGCTCTATGCCGCTTCGGCGTCGGGCCTTGCCTTGCGGGCCACGCGCGAAGACGAGGTGGCCGCCAGCGCCAGCGGGATCGACCGTTACCGCCACCGCCTTGCGGCCTATACGCTGTCGGCCTTTTTCTGCGGGATCGGCGGCGCGCTGATGGGGCATTTCATCGGTGTCATCAACCCGGACGGCTTTTACCTTGGCCTGACCTTCCTGATGCTGGCCATGCTGGTGATGGGCGGCATTGGCAGCCTGTCGGGCGCGGTGGTGGGGGTGCTTGTCGTCTCCATCGCGGTCGAGGGGCTGGTGCGTCTGGAAAAGGGCGTGACGCTGGGGGCGACGGAATTTGCCCTGCCCGCAGGTAGCCAGGAAATCCTGATCGGCCTGGCCATGATCCTTGTGCTGATTTTCCGCCCGGCCGGTCTGTTGGCCGGGCGCGACCTGAGCTTGCCCGCCGCCTGGGTCGCGGGGCGGGCAGATCCGACCGACTGA
- a CDS encoding aldehyde dehydrogenase family protein produces the protein MSELHLNLIAGQWVGAEDTSENRNPSDPSDLIGVYASGGADDVARAAAAAATAQTAWFEGGPQPRADLLDRIASMIEARAQEIGTMLAREEGKILPEALAETRRAAQIFRFYAGEALRVAGEALPSVRPQVDIEILRAPLGVVGLITPWNFPIAIPAWKIAPALAYGNAVVFKPADLTPGTAHLLAQIIHQAGCPAGVFNLVMGSGARVGATLVADPQISGISFTGSVPTGRGIARAAAETMKKVQLEMGGKNPMVVLDDADLPLAVAACLNGAFFSTGQRCTASSRLIVQAGIHDAFVAELSRQMQALRVGPALAEGSQIGPVVSAAQLQGNLRYVALARDEGCTVIGGDALGGTGYFQSPALFLGADPAMRVAQEEIFGPCAAVIKVDDFDQALTVANDSAFGLSAGICTGSLRHARAFKHGVKAGMVMVNLPTAGVDYHVPFGGTKGSSHGAREQGRHAVEFYTTVKTSYSYAG, from the coding sequence ATGTCTGAACTGCATTTGAATCTGATTGCCGGCCAATGGGTTGGTGCCGAGGATACGTCCGAAAACCGCAACCCCTCCGACCCGTCTGACCTGATCGGGGTCTATGCCAGCGGCGGGGCTGATGATGTGGCGCGCGCGGCGGCGGCGGCGGCAACGGCCCAGACGGCCTGGTTTGAGGGCGGACCGCAACCCCGCGCGGATCTGCTGGACCGGATTGCCAGCATGATCGAGGCGCGGGCACAGGAGATCGGTACCATGCTGGCGCGGGAAGAGGGCAAGATCCTGCCCGAAGCCCTTGCCGAAACCCGACGTGCCGCGCAGATCTTCCGCTTTTACGCGGGCGAGGCGCTGCGTGTGGCGGGCGAGGCCTTGCCCTCGGTCCGTCCGCAGGTGGATATCGAAATCCTGCGCGCGCCGCTGGGCGTGGTGGGGCTGATCACGCCATGGAACTTTCCGATTGCGATTCCGGCCTGGAAGATCGCGCCCGCGCTGGCCTATGGCAATGCGGTCGTGTTCAAACCGGCGGATCTGACACCCGGCACCGCGCATCTGCTGGCACAGATCATCCATCAGGCAGGCTGCCCGGCGGGCGTGTTCAATCTGGTGATGGGTTCGGGCGCGCGGGTCGGGGCCACGCTGGTCGCCGACCCGCAGATTTCGGGCATTTCCTTTACCGGATCGGTGCCAACGGGGCGCGGCATCGCCCGCGCGGCGGCCGAGACGATGAAGAAAGTGCAGCTTGAAATGGGCGGCAAGAATCCGATGGTGGTGCTGGATGATGCCGACCTGCCACTGGCCGTTGCCGCCTGCCTGAATGGCGCGTTCTTCTCCACCGGCCAGCGCTGCACCGCCTCCAGCCGGTTGATCGTGCAGGCCGGGATCCATGATGCCTTTGTCGCAGAACTGTCGCGCCAGATGCAGGCGCTGCGCGTTGGCCCGGCGCTGGCCGAGGGCAGCCAGATCGGGCCGGTGGTTTCGGCGGCGCAATTGCAGGGAAACCTGCGCTATGTTGCGCTGGCCCGCGACGAGGGCTGCACGGTAATCGGCGGCGATGCCCTTGGCGGGACAGGTTATTTCCAATCGCCTGCGCTGTTCCTCGGGGCCGATCCGGCGATGCGGGTGGCGCAGGAAGAGATTTTTGGCCCCTGCGCGGCGGTCATCAAGGTGGATGATTTCGATCAGGCCTTGACGGTGGCCAATGACAGCGCCTTTGGCCTGTCGGCAGGGATCTGCACCGGATCGCTGCGCCATGCCCGCGCTTTCAAACATGGGGTCAAGGCGGGCATGGTCATGGTCAACCTGCCCACGGCGGGGGTGGATTACCATGTGCCCTTTGGGGGCACCAAAGGCTCCAGCCACGGGGCGCGCGAACAGGGCCGCCATGCGGTGGAGTTCTATACCACCGTGAAAACCAGCTACAGCTATGCCGGGTGA
- a CDS encoding ABC transporter ATP-binding protein, with protein sequence MPKLGVFDLSVRYGKLTAVKDVSFSIAEGERVFISGPNGAGKSSLLGAIAGEVRAAHGRIEMDGDILSGRVPEAIARRGLSMVPEGRRIFRALSVQENLMVGVGLRRDKAAVPDDLEAIYAAFPILGTRRHANAGALSGGQQQMLAIGRALMTNPKLMLVDEPSLGLAPRVVDEVYDRLCSLQAQRGLTLVIVEQSSARAGRVGGRMLLLRGGRIVADGDATAFAADDLLKEAYFGEAAPC encoded by the coding sequence ATGCCCAAGCTGGGAGTGTTCGACCTGTCGGTGCGCTATGGCAAGCTGACCGCGGTCAAGGATGTCTCGTTCTCCATCGCGGAAGGCGAGCGGGTGTTCATCTCGGGTCCGAACGGGGCGGGAAAATCCTCGTTGCTGGGGGCCATCGCGGGCGAGGTGCGCGCGGCGCATGGCCGGATCGAAATGGATGGCGACATCCTGTCGGGCCGTGTCCCCGAGGCGATTGCCCGGCGCGGCCTGTCGATGGTGCCCGAGGGGCGGCGCATCTTTCGCGCGCTCAGCGTGCAGGAAAACCTGATGGTCGGGGTGGGCCTGCGCCGTGACAAGGCGGCGGTGCCCGATGATCTGGAGGCGATCTATGCCGCCTTCCCGATCCTTGGCACGCGCCGCCATGCCAATGCAGGGGCGCTGTCGGGCGGGCAGCAGCAGATGCTGGCCATCGGGCGGGCGCTGATGACCAACCCCAAGCTGATGCTGGTGGATGAACCCTCGCTGGGTCTGGCGCCGCGCGTCGTGGACGAGGTCTATGACCGCCTGTGCAGCCTTCAGGCCCAACGCGGCCTGACGCTGGTGATTGTGGAGCAAAGCTCGGCCAGGGCCGGGCGCGTCGGCGGGCGGATGCTGCTGCTGCGCGGCGGGCGCATCGTGGCGGATGGCGATGCCACTGCCTTTGCCGCTGATGACCTGCTGAAAGAAGCCTATTTCGGAGAGGCCGCGCCATGCTGA
- the gabT gene encoding 4-aminobutyrate--2-oxoglutarate transaminase encodes MTQSATAALIARKTAAVARGVGTRGIYAARAENAQLWDADGRRFIDFAAGIAVNNTGHRHPRVMAAVAEQAQAFTHTCFHVAPYESYLTLAERLNALTPGDFSKKTMLVTTGAEAVENAIKMARAYTGRSGVISFSGAFHGRTLLGMALTGKVAPYKKGFGAMPPEIVHAPFPNDFHGVSEAEAISALERLFASSVDPERVAAIIIEPVQGEGGFNIAPVSFLRALRVLCDQHGIVFIADEVQAGMARTGRMFGFDHAGVAPDLVTMAKGLAGGFPLSAVTGRAEIVDAPLPGGVGGTYAGNPLAIAAANAVLDVIADEDLCARATEIGQIIRDRLTAMADRQGMACIGDVRGLGAMNAFELVKDRETRAPDAALTAAIVAEAEARGLILLSCGTRYNVIRLLPPLTIPMDQLTEALDIIEASVEAAIQKTV; translated from the coding sequence ATGACCCAATCCGCCACAGCCGCCCTGATCGCCCGCAAGACCGCCGCTGTGGCGCGCGGCGTCGGAACCCGCGGCATCTATGCCGCCCGCGCCGAAAACGCCCAGCTTTGGGATGCCGATGGCCGCCGGTTCATCGACTTTGCCGCAGGCATCGCGGTCAACAATACCGGCCACCGCCATCCGCGTGTGATGGCGGCGGTTGCCGAACAGGCGCAGGCCTTTACCCATACCTGTTTCCACGTCGCTCCCTATGAAAGCTACCTGACCCTGGCCGAGCGTCTGAATGCGCTGACCCCTGGCGATTTTTCTAAGAAAACCATGCTGGTAACTACCGGGGCCGAGGCGGTGGAAAACGCGATCAAGATGGCGCGGGCCTATACCGGGCGGTCGGGCGTGATCTCGTTCTCGGGGGCGTTTCATGGCCGCACCCTGCTGGGCATGGCGCTGACCGGCAAGGTTGCGCCTTACAAGAAGGGCTTTGGCGCCATGCCGCCCGAGATTGTCCATGCGCCCTTCCCGAATGACTTCCACGGCGTGTCCGAGGCCGAGGCGATCAGCGCGCTGGAGCGGCTGTTCGCCAGTTCGGTGGACCCCGAACGTGTGGCCGCAATCATCATCGAGCCGGTTCAGGGCGAAGGCGGATTCAATATCGCGCCGGTCAGTTTCCTGCGCGCTCTGCGGGTGCTCTGCGATCAGCACGGCATCGTTTTCATCGCGGATGAGGTGCAGGCAGGCATGGCGCGGACGGGCCGGATGTTCGGGTTCGACCATGCGGGCGTCGCCCCGGATCTGGTGACGATGGCCAAGGGGCTGGCGGGAGGCTTTCCGCTGTCGGCGGTCACAGGCCGGGCCGAGATCGTAGATGCGCCGCTGCCCGGCGGCGTGGGCGGCACCTATGCGGGCAACCCGCTGGCGATTGCGGCGGCCAATGCGGTGCTGGATGTGATTGCCGACGAAGATCTGTGCGCGCGCGCTACCGAGATCGGCCAGATCATCCGCGACCGTCTGACCGCCATGGCGGACCGTCAGGGCATGGCCTGCATCGGCGATGTGCGCGGGCTGGGCGCGATGAATGCGTTCGAGCTGGTCAAGGACCGCGAAACCCGCGCCCCCGATGCGGCGCTGACTGCCGCCATCGTGGCCGAGGCCGAGGCGCGGGGCCTGATCCTGCTGTCTTGCGGCACGCGTTACAACGTCATCCGCCTGCTGCCACCGCTGACCATCCCGATGGATCAACTGACCGAAGCGCTGGACATCATCGAAGCCTCGGTCGAGGCAGCTATCCAGAAAACGGTCTGA
- a CDS encoding ABC transporter ATP-binding protein, whose translation MALALEQVGVAFGGFQALAGVSLVVQPGQVMGLIGPNGAGKTTCVNVLTGFQRPTGGRVMLGGRDVSAATAHAMRRLGVARTFQAGRLFTGLDVLDNLAVTGVGLGLSRHHAEVEAIRLLDWMGLAGMQSRSAAGLPYTDERRVAIARALMGKPAFLLLDEPAAGMSEPEAADLAALIRRIATELGVGVLLIEHNVGLVLSVCAHVVVLDGGRVIEAGDRRAILSSRAVREAYLGADHEEAA comes from the coding sequence ATGGCGCTGGCGCTGGAACAGGTGGGGGTCGCCTTTGGCGGCTTCCAGGCGCTTGCCGGGGTCAGTCTGGTGGTGCAGCCGGGGCAGGTGATGGGCTTGATCGGGCCGAATGGTGCAGGCAAAACCACCTGCGTCAATGTCCTGACCGGATTTCAGCGCCCGACCGGCGGGCGGGTGATGCTGGGCGGGCGCGATGTCTCGGCCGCTACGGCCCATGCGATGCGCCGCCTTGGCGTGGCGCGCACCTTTCAGGCGGGCCGCCTGTTCACCGGGCTGGATGTGCTGGACAATCTGGCGGTGACGGGGGTGGGCCTCGGCCTGTCGCGCCATCATGCCGAGGTCGAGGCCATCCGTCTGCTGGACTGGATGGGGCTGGCGGGGATGCAAAGCCGCTCTGCCGCCGGGCTGCCCTATACCGATGAGCGCCGCGTGGCGATTGCGCGGGCTCTGATGGGCAAACCGGCGTTCCTGCTGCTGGACGAACCCGCCGCCGGCATGTCGGAACCCGAGGCCGCCGATCTGGCGGCGCTGATCCGGCGCATCGCGACCGAACTGGGCGTGGGTGTGCTGCTGATCGAACACAATGTCGGGCTGGTGCTGTCGGTCTGCGCGCATGTGGTGGTGCTCGATGGTGGCCGCGTGATCGAGGCGGGCGACCGCCGCGCCATCCTGTCCAGCCGCGCCGTGCGCGAGGCCTATCTGGGCGCCGACCATGAGGAGGCCGCCTGA
- a CDS encoding branched-chain amino acid ABC transporter permease — protein MLTLQLVFDALSLGGIYAVAALGIALIFGVMRLVNFAHGQFIAFAVFALIVPSTDAVAVMGLGAAPALVLVPTLLAVGAGLAVASEYLVFRPLRNASPVALMVASFALGVVIQNSLLVAYGGRPKAISLWPELGKPVRLMGADVQMLQIIVIGAVLLLLGVLGLMLKRSRLGLEMRAAAEDFGMARLLGVRANAVIAGAFALSGALAAAVALVLVAQTGVADVRMGGQIMLIAFIATVVGGMGSLPGAVAAGFVLGAVSVALQATLPIEARPFRDAFLYGLVILVLLLRPQGLFATASAKPRV, from the coding sequence ATGCTGACCCTGCAACTTGTGTTTGATGCGCTGTCGCTGGGCGGCATTTACGCCGTGGCGGCGCTGGGCATCGCGCTGATCTTTGGTGTGATGAGGCTGGTGAATTTTGCCCATGGCCAATTCATCGCCTTTGCGGTGTTCGCGCTGATCGTGCCGTCGACCGATGCGGTGGCGGTGATGGGGCTGGGCGCCGCCCCGGCGCTGGTTCTGGTGCCGACGCTGCTGGCAGTAGGGGCGGGGCTGGCGGTGGCGTCGGAATATCTGGTGTTCCGCCCGCTGCGCAACGCCTCGCCGGTGGCGCTGATGGTGGCCAGCTTCGCGCTGGGCGTGGTGATCCAGAACAGCCTGCTGGTGGCCTATGGCGGTCGGCCCAAGGCCATCAGCCTCTGGCCCGAACTGGGCAAGCCGGTACGCCTGATGGGGGCCGATGTGCAGATGCTGCAGATCATCGTCATCGGGGCGGTGCTCTTGCTGCTAGGTGTGCTGGGGCTGATGCTCAAACGCAGCCGTCTGGGGCTGGAGATGCGCGCCGCCGCCGAGGATTTCGGCATGGCCCGCCTGCTGGGCGTGCGCGCCAATGCGGTGATTGCCGGGGCCTTCGCGCTGTCGGGGGCGCTGGCCGCCGCCGTGGCGCTGGTGCTGGTGGCGCAAACCGGCGTGGCCGATGTGCGCATGGGCGGGCAGATCATGCTTATCGCCTTCATCGCCACGGTGGTGGGCGGCATGGGCAGTTTGCCGGGGGCGGTGGCGGCGGGTTTCGTGCTGGGTGCGGTGTCGGTGGCGCTGCAGGCCACCCTGCCGATCGAGGCGCGCCCGTTCCGCGACGCCTTTCTTTACGGCCTTGTAATCCTTGTTCTTCTTCTGCGTCCGCAGGGGCTGTTTGCCACTGCCAGCGCCAAACCGAGGGTCTGA
- a CDS encoding ABC transporter substrate-binding protein has protein sequence MKHLPLGTALLAALAAPVMAEDITVGFAIAKSGWMEAYDSPAATAAKIRIDEINAGGGLLGGQIKWIESDTRTDRAEAAKAGLDLVDQGAQMLVVSCDYDFGAPSALVAEGEGMNSFFLCAEDVKAGIQGVGPNAFSASVLAPVQGATMAEWAYAKREARAAYVLEDTFIEYNKGICTGFDWMFPRLEGAAIVGRDTFKNDDASIASQITRIKELDEEPDVIMLCSVMPGAAAAVRQIRAAGINALILNGSAVDGSYWLDATPDLSGFVVPVQGSIYGDDPRPEVEAFNAAYEKATGARPASQYAYPGYVLIDLWAKAVERAGTVEGAAVTAALEAMTDEPTSFGPRSFSAQLHHQNTALMQIIEITSGKPARVDEWRISEPVPMDVLIAK, from the coding sequence ATGAAACACCTGCCCCTTGGCACCGCCCTGCTTGCAGCGCTTGCCGCCCCGGTGATGGCCGAAGACATCACCGTCGGCTTTGCCATCGCGAAATCCGGCTGGATGGAGGCCTATGACAGCCCCGCCGCAACCGCCGCAAAAATCCGCATCGACGAGATCAATGCCGGGGGCGGGCTGCTCGGCGGCCAGATCAAGTGGATTGAGTCCGATACCCGCACAGACCGCGCCGAAGCCGCCAAGGCCGGTCTCGATCTCGTCGATCAGGGCGCACAGATGCTGGTTGTGTCTTGCGACTATGACTTTGGCGCGCCCTCCGCGCTTGTGGCCGAGGGCGAGGGCATGAACTCGTTCTTTCTCTGTGCCGAGGATGTGAAGGCGGGCATTCAGGGCGTGGGGCCGAACGCCTTTTCGGCCTCTGTGCTGGCCCCGGTGCAGGGTGCCACGATGGCCGAATGGGCCTATGCCAAACGTGAAGCCCGCGCGGCCTATGTGCTGGAAGATACGTTCATCGAATATAACAAGGGCATCTGCACCGGCTTTGACTGGATGTTCCCCCGGCTTGAAGGGGCCGCCATTGTCGGGCGCGATACGTTCAAGAACGACGATGCCTCGATCGCCAGCCAGATCACCCGGATCAAGGAACTGGACGAAGAGCCCGATGTCATCATGCTGTGTTCGGTGATGCCGGGGGCTGCGGCGGCGGTGCGGCAGATCCGGGCGGCGGGGATCAACGCGTTGATCCTGAACGGATCGGCGGTGGATGGCAGCTATTGGCTGGACGCCACGCCCGATCTGTCGGGCTTTGTGGTGCCGGTTCAGGGCTCCATCTACGGCGACGATCCGCGCCCCGAGGTCGAGGCCTTCAACGCGGCGTATGAAAAGGCAACCGGCGCGCGTCCGGCCAGCCAATATGCCTATCCCGGTTATGTGCTGATCGACCTCTGGGCCAAGGCGGTGGAACGCGCGGGCACGGTGGAGGGCGCGGCGGTGACAGCCGCGCTGGAGGCCATGACCGACGAGCCGACCTCGTTTGGTCCGCGCAGCTTTTCCGCCCAACTCCACCACCAGAACACCGCGCTGATGCAGATCATCGAAATCACCAGTGGCAAACCCGCCCGTGTGGACGAATGGCGTATTTCCGAACCCGTCCCGATGGACGTTCTGATCGCGAAATAA
- a CDS encoding cupin domain-containing protein codes for MIQDFDVGSRLKEMRVAAGLSQRQLAEASDVPHGQISMIETNRSSPSVASLRKILGGLKVTMSEFFEPDATQTSAVFFKPHELRDLTTRLYTKMDATGGRITFQQVGDAKAHGLQILYERYEPGADTGEAMLEHIGNEGGVVISGEIELTVGEQTAVLKAGDSYLFDSTAPHRFRNISDREAVVVSACTPPYL; via the coding sequence ATGATTCAGGATTTCGACGTGGGCAGCCGGTTGAAGGAAATGCGTGTGGCCGCAGGCCTGTCGCAGCGACAGCTGGCCGAGGCTTCGGATGTGCCGCATGGCCAGATTTCGATGATCGAAACCAATCGCTCCAGCCCCTCGGTGGCGTCCTTGCGCAAGATTCTGGGCGGGCTGAAGGTCACCATGTCGGAATTCTTTGAACCCGACGCCACGCAGACCAGCGCCGTTTTCTTCAAGCCGCATGAATTGCGCGATCTGACGACGCGGCTTTACACCAAGATGGACGCGACCGGCGGACGGATCACGTTTCAGCAGGTCGGCGATGCCAAGGCGCATGGGCTGCAAATCTTGTATGAACGCTATGAGCCGGGCGCAGATACCGGCGAGGCGATGCTGGAACACATCGGCAATGAGGGCGGGGTGGTGATCTCGGGCGAGATCGAGCTGACGGTGGGCGAACAGACCGCCGTGCTGAAGGCGGGCGACAGCTATCTGTTCGATTCGACTGCGCCGCACCGCTTCCGCAACATCAGCGACCGCGAGGCGGTGGTCGTTTCGGCCTGCACACCCCCTTATCTGTAA